The stretch of DNA ATCCGCAGGCGGTCGTGTTCAACGCCCGCTATCTCGATTATGCCGACATGGCGATCGTCGAATATTGGCGCGCGCTGGGGCTGAAGCCCGGCGACGGCGCAACGCCGGAGTTTCATGTCGGCCGGGCGCTCGTCACCTATCGTCAGCCGATCCGCGTCGATGAGGAAATCGACGCCTGGGTGCGGGTGTCGCGCTTCGGCACCGCGAGCATGACCAACCTGATCGCGCTCCATGGCCCGGGCGGCGACGATCTGCGCGCCGAGATCGAGCTGGTCTATGTGTGCGTCGATCTGGCAAGCGGCCGGTCGCAGCCGATCCCCGAGGCGTTCAAGGCCCGGATCGCGGCGTTCGAGACGCCCGTTCCAGCCTGAATGGCCGACAGGCCCGACCGCCCGGCCCGCGCGTTGGCCGATCCCGTCGGTCCCCGCGCTTGACCCATGGCAGCGAAGCGGGCGATGCCTTGGCGGTGATGATGCATCTGCCGGCCATCTCCAACATCGCCCAGACGATCCAGCTGGCCATCGCGCCGGTTTTTCTGCTGGCGGGCATCGGCGCGTTCCTGAACGTGCTGACCGGGCGGCTGGCGCGGATCGTCGACCGGTCGCGCCTGCTTGCCGATCTGCACGGCGCGACCACCGGCGACGAACATGACCGCCATGTCGAGGAGCTGCGGCTGATCGACCGGCGGATCGCGCTGGTCAACGCCGCCATCTCGTTCAACGTCGCCAGCGCGATCGCCATCTGCCTGCTGGTCGCGCTGCTGTTCGTCACCCAGCTGGCGGGGCTCGCCTACCGCGTCGCGGTCGCGCTGTCGTTCATCCTGGCGATGGCGCTGCTCGTCACCGGGCTGGTGCTGTTCCTGATCGAGATCAACCTGGCGATCCGCGGGCTGCGCGTGCGCGAGGAATTGCTGGAACGCGATCGCGCCGGCAAACGGCGCTGAGGGGCGGTTGTTTGTGGTGCGGGTTATTTGTGCTGCGCCTTGCGGCGCGGGGGCGGCACCGGCCCGCACCCCCACCCGGCCTCCCATAGCGTATCCTGCCGTTGGGAGGCCGGGTGGGGGAGCGGGCCGGTGCCGTTCTTCCCAAACGAAAGCATCCGGTGCCGCCCCTGCGCCGCGAGGCGCGCAACAAACAACCGCATCGCAACGAAAAAGAGCCGCCGGGCATGGGCCCGACGGCTCTTCCTACATGGTCAGCGGCCGGAAGTGCCGCCTCCGGAAGCCTTAAGGCTGCAGCCTTTGATCAGGCGCGCAGCTCCCGAACGGACTTGACCGACCTCTCTGCTGAACCATGAGACATCGGATCACCTCCTTTCGCTTGTTGAAGCCATAGCGAACCGGCTGGCTCGCACCCTGAATCTAGGTGGCCCGAGTCGCAGCGATCAAGACTTGCGCAAAAATATTTATGGGATGATTGTTCATCCCCCGCTGCCGGGCCGGCAATCCTCGATTGCGCGCGACAGTTCGGGCCAGGCCGGCAGCACCAGTTCCGCCCCGCCCCCTGCAGCACGAACCGCCCGCGGCTGAACGCCATCGCGTCGAGCAGCGGATCGCGCGCCTCGAACAGGATCTGCAGCCCGCCTTCGGGCGCGGCCATGCCGGGCCGGCTGGTCTCGGCCGATGTGGTGATGATCCGCACCGGGCCGGGCCGGGCGGCGGGCCACACAAGGCGCAGCCGCCCGCCCTCGCAGCGCAGCGCCGCATGAACGGCGCGCGCATCGCCATATTCGGCCGCGGTGGCCCCGCTCAGGCGGCGATAGCGCCAGTCGCCCGGCGTCGCCGGCCAGTCGCGCCAGTCGGCACTGCGCGGCGGAATAGCCGCTGGCGGCGCGACCGGCTGGACAATCACCGGCGGGGCGGTGGGGGCAGGCTTGGGCGGCGCGACACAGGCGGACAGGGCAAGGACCGCCCCCCGGTCAGGATCGCGGCCAGACCGGAACGACACACCCGATTTTCTCCCGTGCAGCGCTGCATGGCCCCGGCATGGCGGCATGGCGCGGCGATGACAACCGCGCCGGGCGACGAACCGGGGCGCATCAGCGGCGGGTGCGGCGGGCGGCGCGCGCCTGTTGCTGGTTGCCGAACCGGGTCTTGCGCGTCCCCGGCTTGCCCTCGTTCGAGCGGCCCATGACCGGCGCCTTATGCTCGTCGGCCGGCAGGCCCAGTTCGGCCTGTTCGAGCTGGCGGATCTCGTCGCGGATGCGCGCGGCCTCCTCGAACTCGAGATTGGCCGCGGCGTCGCGCATCTTCTTTTCAAGCTCTTCGATATAGGCGCGCAGATTGTGGCCGACGAGATGGCGGGGCGCATCCTCGTCGCCGATCTCGACCAGCACCGAATCCTTGGCGGCGATATGGGCGATCACATCGCCGATGTTGCGCCGCACCGTCTGCGGCGTGATGCCATGCGCTTCGTTATAGGCGATCTGCTTGGCGCGGCGGCGCTCGGTCTCGCGCATCGCCCGCTCCATCGATCCGGTGATGCTGTCGGCATAAAGGATCACCCGCCCCTCGGCATTGCGCGCGGCGCGGCCGATCGTCTGGATCAGCGAGGTTTCGGAGCGCAGAAACCCTTCCTTGTCCGCATCGAGGATCGCGACCAGCCCGCATTCGGGGATGTCCAGCCCCTCGCGCAGCAGGTTGATGCCGACCAGCACGTCATAGACGCCGAGCCTCAGGTCGCGGATCAGCTCGATGCGCTCCAGCGTCTCGACGTCGGAATGCATGTAGCGGACCTTCAGCCCCGCTTCGTGCAGATATTCGGTCAGATCCTCGGCCATCCGCTTGGTGAGCGTCGTCACCAGCGCGCGATAGCCCTGCTGCGCGACGATCCGGCATTCATTGACCAGATCGTCGACCTGATCCTCGACCGGCCGGATCTCGACCGGCGGGTCGATCAGCCCGGTCGGGCGGATCACCTGTTCGACGAACGCGCCGCCGGTCTGTTCCATTTCCCAGCCGCCGGGCGTGGCCGACACATAGACGGTCTGCGGCCGCATCGCCTCCCATTCGTTGAAGCGCAGCGGCCGGTTGTCGATCGCCGAGGGCAGGCGGAAGCCATATTCGGCCAGCGTCAGCTTGCGGCGATGGTCGCCCCGGCTCATCCCGTTGATCTGGCCGATGGTGACATGGCTTTCATCGACGAACAGCAGCGCGTTTTCAGGCAGATATTCGAACAGGGTCGGCGGCGGTTCGCCGGGCAGACGGCCGGTCAGGAAGCGGCTGTAATTCTCGATCCCCGCACAGGATCCGGTGGCGGCGATCATCTCCAGATCGAAATTGGTGCGCTGCTCCAGCCGCTGCGCCTCGAGCAGCTTGCCCTCGGCGACCAGCTCCTTCAGCCGCTCGGCCAGTTCGTGGCGGATCGCCTCGGTCGCCTGTTTGAGCGTCGGGCCGGGGGTGACGTAATGCGAGTTGGCGTAGATCTTCACATAATCGAGCGCGGCGACCTTCTTGCCGGTCAGCGGATCGAACTCGACAATCTCCTCGATCTCATCGCCGAAAAAGGTGATGCGCCAGGCCGTGTCTTCATAATGCGAGGGAAACAGCTCGACCGTGTCGCCGCGCACACGGAACGCGCCGCGCGCAAAGGCGGCGTCGTTGCGCTTGTACTGCAGCGCGACGAGCTTGCGGACGATCTCGGCCTGGTCGGCCCCCTGCCCCTTGCGCAGCGCAAAGGTCATCGCCGAATAGGTTTCGACCGAGCCGATGCCGTAGAGACACGACACCGACGCGACGATCAGCACATCGTCGCGTTCCAAAAGCGCCCGGGTGGCCGAATGACGCATCCGGTCGATCGCCTCGTTGATCGAGCTTTCCTTCTCGATATAGGTATCGGTCCGCGGCACATAGGCCTCGGGCTGATAATAGTCGTAATAGCTGACGAAATATTCGACGGCGTTTTCGGGAAAGAACGACTTGAACTCGCCGTAAAGCTGCGCGGCAAGGATCTTGTTGGGCGCCAGCACCAGCGCCGGGCGCTGCAGCTGTTCAACCACCTTGGCCATGGTGAACGTCTTGCCCGATCCGGTGACGCCCAGCAGCACCTGATCGCGTTCGCGCGCCTCTGCCGCCGCCACCAGCTCGGCAATCGCCTGGGGCTGGTCGCCGGCCGGCGCATAGTCCGACACCAGCCGGAACGGGCGGCCGCCTTCGGATTTTTCCGGCCGCGCCGGGCGGTGCGGGACAAAGGCCTGGCCGGTCTCGGGCTCGTCGAGCGTGGTGCGGATTTGAATCGCCATCACAAGCCGATATGGTCGCGCCCGCCACCCGCCGCAACGCCGGCCGGCGGCAAGGGGAGAAATGCCGATGAATCGATCAACGCCCGCCCTGCTCTGCCTCGCTCTGACCCCGCTGGCGCTCGCCGCGTGCAGCAGCGAGCCGGAGGTGAAGGCGGAGAATGCGAGCTTTGCCGAGGTCACCAACCGCATGGCGGAAACGGGCCTGGCCGAGGAAGCGCGCATCGCGCCCGGGCGCTGGCAGATCAGCTCGACGGTCAGCGATGTGAAGCTGGAGGGCGTGCCCGAACAGGTCGCCGCCCAGGTCAGGACGGCGATGCAGCAGACGGTGAAGGTCGAATATTGCGTGACGCCCGAAGAAGCGGCCAAGCCGTCGGGCGAGCTGTTCACCGGCAAGACCGGCAACAATTGCAGCTATGACCGGTTCGCGCTGGGCGACGGCAAGATCAATGCCGTGCTGCGCTGCGCCGATCCGCGCGGCGGCAGCGTCGTGACGCGGATCGGCGGCACCTATTCGCCCGAGGCCTATCAGGTGAAGACGGCGGTCGAGGCACGCTCGGTCGCGGGCGGCAAGACCGAGGTGATGACGCTTGCAACCGAGGCGGTCGGCACGCGGATCGGCGAATGCAAGGCCGCCGCCGCGCCCGCCGGGCAAGACACCAAGGGAGTTGGGGAAGGAAAATGACCATGCGTGACCTGTTGCTGGCGGCCGCCGCCATCGCCGTGCTGCCCGCCGCCCCCGCGGCCGCCCAGAGCAATGCCGGCCCGGGCGCGATCCGCGCGGCGGTGAAGGTGGATTATGACGCCTCGCTCGGCGCGCTGTGGGACTGGTTCCACCGCAATCCCGAACTGTCGTTCCGCGAGGTCAACACCGCCGCGCGCATGGCAAAGGAACTGCGCGCCGTGCCGGGGATGGTGGTGACCGAGAAGGTCGGCGGCACCGGCGTGGTCGGCGTGCTCAAAAATGGCGACGGCCCGGTCGTGCTGCTGCGCGCCGACATGGACGGGCTGCCGGTCGAGGAAAAATCGGGCCTGCCCAATGCCAGCAAGGCGCGGCAGGTGGGCGTGGACGGCGTCGAGGCGCCGGTCATGCATGCCTGCGGCCATGATGTGCACATCACCGCGATGGTCGGCACCGCCCGCCAGCTTGCCGCCCGGCGCGGCGAGTGGCGCGGCACCGCGATCTTCATCGTCCAGCCGGCCGAAGAGCGGGTGGGCGGTGCCAAGGCGATGATCGACGACGGGCTCTACACCCGCTTTCCCAAGCCCGATTATGCGCTCGCCTTCCATGTCGCGGCCCAGCTGCCGACCGGCACGGTCAGCGCGGCCGAGGGGATCCAATATTCCTCGTCCGACAGCGTCAACGTGACCGTGCACGGCATCGGCGCGCATGGCGCAAGCCCGCATCAGGGCAAGGATCCGGTCTATATCGGCGCGCAGATCGTGACCGCTTTGCAGGGCGTGATCAGCCGCGACCGGCCGCCGCTGCGCCCCGGGGTGATCACCGTCGGCGCCTTTCATGCCGGGCTGAAGCACAACATCATTTCCGACCGGGCCGATCTGCAGATCACCGTGCGCGCCAATGACGAGGAAACGCGCGCCCAGCTGATCGCGGGCATCCGCCGGGTCGCCGAAGGCATTGGCCGCGCCAATGGCCTGCCCGAAGACAAGCTGCCCGAGGTCAAGGTGATCGAAGGCACGCCGACGACGATCAACGATGCGGCGCTCGCCCGGCGGCTCAACGCCCGGTTCCGCACCGCGCTTGGCGATGCGGCGGTGGTGCCGTTCGAACAGACCGGCATGGGGGCGGAGGATTTCGCCTATCTGGTCGAGGCGAAGCACGGGGTGAAGGGCTATTATTTCGCGGTCGGCGGCACGCCCCCGGCGGCGATCGAGGCCGAAGCCAGGGGCGGCGCGCCGGTGCCGTCGCACCATTCGCCGCTGTTCCGCATCGATCCCGAACCGTCGGTGCGGCTGGGCGCGGAGGCGATGACCATCGCCGCGCTCGACCTGCTCCAGCCGCGCTGAAGCGGTTTCAGGCCCGGCGCGGAAATGCTTGGGGAGATCAGCCCAGCCGGGCCTCAATGGCCGCGATCAGCGCCTCGGGCGTGGTGATCGCGGCCAGATCATCGGCGGACAGCAGCACCGCCGGCCCGTCGCCGCGATCGGCGAGCACGGCGGGCAGCGGCAGATCGGCAAAGGCCGGATAGGCGGCGCGGAAATCGGGGCGGTGGTGAAACACCGTGTCATACGCTGTGGTCGCCAGCCAGGCGCGCCAGCGCGGATCGATCCGCACCAGGCCATAGGTCACCGCGCACAGGCTGCACGGATAGGTGGCCGGGCTGACCAACTTGTGCAGGCTGTCGAGCGCGCCGGCGACCAGCCCCGCCCGGGCGTTGTAGACAAAGACCAGCCGAACGGGTGCGGGCATCACCGTCTCCTCGCCCAGCCGCGCGGCGGGCGGGTCGATCCTTGCATGAACGGCACCGACCGGCCAGCCTGCCCGGATGCCGCAACCGCCCCGCCTGCTGATCGCCGCCCTCATCGCCCTGCACGCGGTGCTGCCGTCAGGCAAGGCGGTCGCGCAGACGGCACCGGCCGCCCACCGCGTCACCGTCAGGCTGGCATTCGACCGGAACGGCCTGGGCGCGGCGCATGAAGCCGGGGCGACGATCCACGATCCGGTGCGCATCGCGTCGATTTCAAAGCTGCTGACCGCGCTCGGCGTGATGCGCCTCGTCGAACAGGGGCGGCTCGACCTTGATGCCGATGTTTCAGCACTGCTCGGCTTTGCGGTCCGGCATCCGCGCTTTCCGGGCCGCCCGGTCACGCTCAGGCTGTTGCTGTCGCACCGCGCCGGGCTGGCGGACGGGATCGATTATGCGCTGCCGCTCGGCCACAGCCTGAAGGACGCGCTGGCGGATCCGGCGGCATGGGATCCGGATCATGGGCCGGGCAGCTGGTTCCGCTATGCCAATCTCAACTTTCCGGTGATCGCCGGGGTGATGGAGGCGGCGACCGGGGAACGGTTCGACCGGCTGATGGCGCGGCTGGTGTTCGCACCGCTGGGGGTCGAGGCCTGTTTCAACTGGACGACCTGTTCGGACGACATGATCGCGCGCGCCGTGCCGCTGATCGGGGCGGATGGCAGCGGCCGCGCCGATCAGCTGGGCGGGCGGCGGCCCGACTGCCCGGTGCGGCGCGCGCCCGGCACGCCGTGCGCGCTCGAGGATTATCGGCCGGGACGCAACGGCGCGCTGTTCAGCCCCCAGGGTGGCGCGCGCATTTCGGCCGCCGGGCTGGCGCGGATCGGGCAGATGCTGCTGCGCGGCGGCGAAGGCTTTCTGTCGCCCGGATCGATCGCGACGCTGACCGGCCCGGTCTGGACGCATCCGCCCGATCCGGGCGATGGCGGCGACGAACATGGCGGCAGCGCCGGGCTGTTCTGCCGCT from Sphingomonas changnyeongensis encodes:
- a CDS encoding acyl-CoA thioesterase is translated as MPEGFRFAHRFRVRYSEVDPQAVVFNARYLDYADMAIVEYWRALGLKPGDGATPEFHVGRALVTYRQPIRVDEEIDAWVRVSRFGTASMTNLIALHGPGGDDLRAEIELVYVCVDLASGRSQPIPEAFKARIAAFETPVPA
- a CDS encoding DUF2721 domain-containing protein encodes the protein MMHLPAISNIAQTIQLAIAPVFLLAGIGAFLNVLTGRLARIVDRSRLLADLHGATTGDEHDRHVEELRLIDRRIALVNAAISFNVASAIAICLLVALLFVTQLAGLAYRVAVALSFILAMALLVTGLVLFLIEINLAIRGLRVREELLERDRAGKRR
- the uvrB gene encoding excinuclease ABC subunit UvrB encodes the protein MAIQIRTTLDEPETGQAFVPHRPARPEKSEGGRPFRLVSDYAPAGDQPQAIAELVAAAEARERDQVLLGVTGSGKTFTMAKVVEQLQRPALVLAPNKILAAQLYGEFKSFFPENAVEYFVSYYDYYQPEAYVPRTDTYIEKESSINEAIDRMRHSATRALLERDDVLIVASVSCLYGIGSVETYSAMTFALRKGQGADQAEIVRKLVALQYKRNDAAFARGAFRVRGDTVELFPSHYEDTAWRITFFGDEIEEIVEFDPLTGKKVAALDYVKIYANSHYVTPGPTLKQATEAIRHELAERLKELVAEGKLLEAQRLEQRTNFDLEMIAATGSCAGIENYSRFLTGRLPGEPPPTLFEYLPENALLFVDESHVTIGQINGMSRGDHRRKLTLAEYGFRLPSAIDNRPLRFNEWEAMRPQTVYVSATPGGWEMEQTGGAFVEQVIRPTGLIDPPVEIRPVEDQVDDLVNECRIVAQQGYRALVTTLTKRMAEDLTEYLHEAGLKVRYMHSDVETLERIELIRDLRLGVYDVLVGINLLREGLDIPECGLVAILDADKEGFLRSETSLIQTIGRAARNAEGRVILYADSITGSMERAMRETERRRAKQIAYNEAHGITPQTVRRNIGDVIAHIAAKDSVLVEIGDEDAPRHLVGHNLRAYIEELEKKMRDAAANLEFEEAARIRDEIRQLEQAELGLPADEHKAPVMGRSNEGKPGTRKTRFGNQQQARAARRTRR
- a CDS encoding DUF3617 domain-containing protein encodes the protein MNRSTPALLCLALTPLALAACSSEPEVKAENASFAEVTNRMAETGLAEEARIAPGRWQISSTVSDVKLEGVPEQVAAQVRTAMQQTVKVEYCVTPEEAAKPSGELFTGKTGNNCSYDRFALGDGKINAVLRCADPRGGSVVTRIGGTYSPEAYQVKTAVEARSVAGGKTEVMTLATEAVGTRIGECKAAAAPAGQDTKGVGEGK
- a CDS encoding amidohydrolase, whose product is MRDLLLAAAAIAVLPAAPAAAQSNAGPGAIRAAVKVDYDASLGALWDWFHRNPELSFREVNTAARMAKELRAVPGMVVTEKVGGTGVVGVLKNGDGPVVLLRADMDGLPVEEKSGLPNASKARQVGVDGVEAPVMHACGHDVHITAMVGTARQLAARRGEWRGTAIFIVQPAEERVGGAKAMIDDGLYTRFPKPDYALAFHVAAQLPTGTVSAAEGIQYSSSDSVNVTVHGIGAHGASPHQGKDPVYIGAQIVTALQGVISRDRPPLRPGVITVGAFHAGLKHNIISDRADLQITVRANDEETRAQLIAGIRRVAEGIGRANGLPEDKLPEVKVIEGTPTTINDAALARRLNARFRTALGDAAVVPFEQTGMGAEDFAYLVEAKHGVKGYYFAVGGTPPAAIEAEARGGAPVPSHHSPLFRIDPEPSVRLGAEAMTIAALDLLQPR
- a CDS encoding serine hydrolase domain-containing protein, which codes for MPQPPRLLIAALIALHAVLPSGKAVAQTAPAAHRVTVRLAFDRNGLGAAHEAGATIHDPVRIASISKLLTALGVMRLVEQGRLDLDADVSALLGFAVRHPRFPGRPVTLRLLLSHRAGLADGIDYALPLGHSLKDALADPAAWDPDHGPGSWFRYANLNFPVIAGVMEAATGERFDRLMARLVFAPLGVEACFNWTTCSDDMIARAVPLIGADGSGRADQLGGRRPDCPVRRAPGTPCALEDYRPGRNGALFSPQGGARISAAGLARIGQMLLRGGEGFLSPGSIATLTGPVWTHPPDPGDGGDEHGGSAGLFCRYGLAVHWLESGTPGCADNLFGDGRARIGHAGEAYGLRSGLWLDPAAGTGIVYFITAVPDDAPRGRSAFSATEEALARGR